The region GTAAGAATTTACGCTACACAAAATGCGATACATGCTTGCGTGTCAAAACACTGTTGTTCCTACGTCTGGTGCATCCTAACATGCTCCTTCCCTCCCTTTCAGGAACTCAACGGACGAAACATTCGTGTGGTCTATGCTACCGACAGACCGGCGCGGGGCTCTGCTTCTGGTGGCGGCTTTGGTTCTGGTGGCTATCGTGGTGGGTTTGGCAATGCCAGAGAGTGATGGTTTCTGAGGCTCCAGTGGATGGCTTTACCCGCTCTGCCTCTTGTCTCAAGATGCTCTATTCTTGGATAGGATATCTTCGGAACTAGTTTTGTTTTGCTGGTTATGCTTTTGACATCTGTAGATTAGGATTTTAGTGTTGCTTTGCATCATGAACTTGGTGGCCTGGCAGCAGCCATATGGCTGCTAAATGGATTTTCTATTATCTATTATTGAGCCAATGCTGGGCCGGGCCGGACCTAAGAATCTCAAATAGAAGATTGGACAGATTTAGTTTGgatttgaacaatttttttcttattttttaatataacaatttaaaaatgtgcatataaatatttttgtcatttaaataaaagttttataaaaaattaaataagaatcaactaagttaaattttaaatatatgtatggtatattattatttattttcaactgggttttagttttggatttgatttATATCGGTTCAGATAAAAAATTAGTTGGGAGTAAAAATGTGAATCGAGgatcaaattgaattttaattgatttggcTTAATTGGAATTGAAATTTGAACACCATAGATTGATTGGAATCCGGTCTAGTTGGTTTAGATGGATTCTAGGTGGAATTATGTACTATACTAGTAGTgtttaaaataatctaattagagggattttatattttgattgtatttttaaaactaaggtgataccaaatattatttatttgaaaataccaaaattagttAACTTGTTTTCTTTGGAGTTATTTGGtttgagaatttaaaaataactctGGTAACCATTATCAAATAAAAGAGCAAAACAAAACCACATCCTATTTATTAgtgcaaaaaattaattttaaaaaaataataatgagaatgaaaacaattttattaacaaaattggtCTCACGACTTTGCAATAATCCAAGCTCCCAAGCATATGCGGTAAATTATATGTACTAAAAGTTAACCAATGATTTGTAAAggagaaatattttttggtaaaaaaatttacatatttgGATAACCAAAGTAAAAGATATgagtaaataatttttaattttatgaccAAAACTATTTATTCACTGTCCTAAAGAAGAATCACAAATTCACAATTGCATGTGCTATATTTGAAATTTCCTAAAGACATGTCTGAGATGCACCAACTAGGAGATTCATTTCCCAAGGAAAAAGCATTCGAAATTCACAGTTTTCACAAAAAGCAAAGCCAATCCAATCATCGCTCAGTTGTGATGGCTATTTAACTACAATAACAACAATCATATTAGGTGGGATTGGTTGTATAAATTCTAGATCTCTAATCATCTTCATTTATGGTTATATGCTCTATAAAACCATTATAATATGTCATGTCCAAGGTTTTTTGCCAAGTTCTCTTAGATCATCCTCTCtcttttgttataaatttcCTTCATTTCATCCACTAGCCCTCACATTGAGGCTGATCAACTATAGGAGCAAAATAGAGATTAAATGAATAATACAACCTATGACAATCTTACAATCGTGCATTTCCCAGTTACTGTACTCTGTTTCCAGCAACATCAGGTAGGCTCTTCAGAGCCTGCAAGAGTAACAGGAGGAAGATGGTTTATAACACTAACAAGAGAATATGGAAGTTTTGATACAGAGAAAACAAAGCTGGTGGCATTTTCCATGTACCTGATATAGATACCAAGAAGCAAAGGCATCAGTGGCAGCATACTGTAGCTGTTCTTCTGATAAAACATCAGCCTCCCAGTTTCCCAGTCTAATTTTCCCAGGCTTTGGAAGCTGCACATTCAGATAACTTGTATTGGGATGAGAAACAAAGACAGCTTAGGGCCCATTCGTTctaaaaattgttttttaaattttcaactctaattttataattatatatgccTTGGCGTTTTATATTAAAAACACCAATAGcattcatttttagaaaatttagaaaactatttttttatgtttttcaaattataaGTTGAAAAATCAGAAAactaagttttttattttttagctggAGATTCGATCATTCAATAAaagattaaaactaaaaaattaaaaaatgttttctacaactgaacaAGCCCTTGTAGTTTCAGAGCATGATGTGGTTTCATattgagagaggaaagagaTGTGGACTGCAAGAATTTGGACAACAATGGCACATTGTCAATTACTCAACCAAACATCTGTTGGCCTTGGTGGTTGGTGCAGGAAATTCACTCAAGTACTTGGTCAGTTATGTACTTATTTGAGTTCAATGATTATcctaattgattcaaaaattaaaagaaaagaagaagtttatgaaaaagtaaaacaaaatccTAATTAATCATGGGAAATGCTAACTTGGCCTTCTAGAAATATGTTAGAATTGACAAGTGATGTTTATAACTAAGACGAAAATGTCACGGTAGATGTACGACCAAACAAGAAAAGAcaactaaaaatgatattatatcCTTATTAAAATTAGAGTGATACCTATATTGAAGATATATGAAAAAGGACCAATATTGTCAAGTGAGAGgaaagaatgtaaaaattttgtaCCAAAAGAGGGAGAAGGAAACCAAAAATTATTAGGTGGAACACCCTTAAATATGACATGAGATAATAATGGCTTTACAAAGGACATGGCAATGAATAGAGATGGTTGCCAAGTTAGATTTCATGCATTTGACACCACCCAGTGggattaatttttatgattgcTGTTGTAACTATGATAAAGGCAACCCCAACGTACAAGGCTCCAGCATTCTGGGCTCTGGGGAAGGTTAACTGTAACAGCCTTACCCTTGCTTAACAAAGAGACTGTTTCCTgattgttataattgtgacgtTTACATGAAAAGGTTAATTAGAGTAAAATCTTTTTCCTAAAACAACAAATCCCTCAAGGCTCTAAAATAtggaatttggaaaaaattgagGTTGTCTGTTACTACACGAGAAGCTATAATTGTCTTTAGACGTGACTGCAGTCTGTCAGGTGAACCTTTTCACTTTGTGCTTCTGCCCTTGTCTATTTGTTTGATTAAGTTTATGCCTGTTTCAAGCCACATCAGTCTGGCACAATAGTGTGAAAAGCACTATATGCCAAAACAGAAGTAAATGTCATCATTGGACATATGAGATGTGATAAAAATTCCACACAAATGGGCTGAAACTTAACCTGTTTGCAGATAAGTGTTTCAGCCAAAGATGCCAAACTCCATTTCTTGGGATCTCCACCAAGCTTTTGGTTGGCTATGCTAGACAGATCTTCCAAAGTCTTTATAGATACACTATGGTCTTTAAAAACTTTAGAAGCATCATTAGCAATGCCCACTCCAACCTACATATGTACTAATTAGTATATTAACAAAACTAAAATTCAGATAAAAGGTTTTGGAATTACATGCAAGAAGTCTGAAACTTACAAGATCATAGATCAACTAACCTTCAAGGATGTAGGATCCTCAAGAAGAGATTGCAAACTTTGAGGGATTCCAGAATGAGTAATGTGCATCACATAACAATGACTACTGCCAGCACATATCTGCATAACTGCAACCTTTCCAGGTGCAACGCCTGCAGAGTTCAAGTTTCTTTCCATAACACATCTCACAATAGATTTCTTCTCACATAGTACATGCTCTCACCCAAAATATTTCTGACACTAGCAAAATGGAATATATCAGGTTGTTCTTTCAAGCATAAAACATTcctaaaattattgtttttttgtCCATTTAGTCACCTAGGGGTGCAACGGCAAATTTATTCCCAGAAGAAAGTCAACACAAGTACGGAGGAGAGCAGCCTGACATATGGTACATCCAACAAATTTTAAAGCAATGAAACTTGAACATATGGCTCTACCTTTATTGTCCATCTGAGGCATGAAGGTATACTGAAGGTACTTTCATTATATACTGTATGAAGTTTGTGCAATATTGTAGCAGAAGCATGGACACAATGAAACCAAAAGTAAGGGGAACGTAATCAAGTTTATTACATTGGCAAACAGCTACTAGTTCTAAGTGGATGATTTAGTTTTCTTCTAGATTGCAAGCAAAACAAGGAACATAAAAAAGAAGGCAAAGTTTCAGTCATGCAAATGAATCAACTTGCAGAGCAACATAATATAAATTCTAGAAggaactaaaatagaaaaaaagttaCTATATTGAACTGACCTCTTCTAAATGTTGGTCTCCATTCAATGTCAAGTCCAAGAATGGCCTGATCAACGTCTCTCTTTTTAGTTTCAACAAATTCCAAAAGCTCATTTGCAGTTTTCTCCACCTCTCTAATGGTTCGGCTATATAAAATACGACCTTTGAAAGTTAATGGTGGGAATCTCATCCTTAACTTAGCTGACACagatggaaaaaagaaaaaaaaaaaaaaaagagattaaaaattCAGAACCAAGAAGTAATTTTGAAGTGTTAAGAACGAGGGATTAAGCAAAAATGAacaatttgataatattatataagaaaAGGTTCCTGAAGCTTGTCTAAACATATATCCAACTCAAAGTTCCTCAGACTTCGCTGTTTAATGACTGAAACAGTAATTGTCAATGTGAAAATAATAGCTTGGCTGATAGTTTTTATTATATTACGTATTGACATTAAAAAGTAAATTCCCTGGAGCTAAGAAACATCCTATGCCCTCTTGGAGACTGTCAGCTAATTGCATTTCCAATTCAAAACCACAACAGACATCCAAAAAATCATTTGTTCTGCCTCTGCTATGTCATTGGTGCGGCATGGTCACTGCAATTCAATATAATGTCAGTATTCTAGGTGGAAACTCTTGACCATCCCAAACTTTTTGATGTTAGAATGAGCCAAGAAAATGCACCATGTAGATTGCTTAATGGTCATGTTGTCTCGTAGTAGTTGAGTGAACTTCTTCAAAGGAGCTCACCATCAATAACCTCATTTACAGCTTTCATTACTTGATTTGCTCccatttttcacttttttttagtCAATGTGTTGAGAAGACAGAATGAGAACAATCCTAGCCTTTTGCATTACCCATACAAGCTGAAAGAAAAACCTAACTTTACCAACTTCAATGCTTCTGAACAGCGaattagaaaaattcaaatgCTCGCAGTGCACAAATAACAAACGTGTTGCTCCCTTTGTACGTGCATCAGTTCCAACTTCAAgctaaacaagaaagaaaaattcaaagaaaatgcTTACAGTGAGACGAATCACTATAGATAAGCCGATTCCTCGGACACAGTGATGGAGAAAATGAATCAGGGATTCGAATGGGAGTGCACTCGCTTCCAAAGCCACGGTGCTCCCTGGACGTGGTCGGGCGCCTCAAACCGGAAATCGATTCCGGCAGCCTCCGGCGAGTCCCCAGGCGGTCCTCACTGCAGTCGCGGTTTGGAACGCGGCGTCGCTTGGCCGGAGAGCAGGATGAAAAAGTCGAGCATGATGATGAAGCAGATTGAAATGCAGCTTCGATGGCTTCGATCTCTTGGTCAGTGAAGGTCCGGTCCCAGTCGGAAAAGGCGGTGACCGGAGAACGGTCGTCTCCTGTTTCCATTTATCGACTCGCCGAAAGCCTGAACAGAGCGTATAGATgaagaaagtaaaaataaacGAAAATTATAATTTGCTCCTGTAGTTGTTCCCCTTTACACATATACCCTcaactttgattttcttttttattggcCTCAacccttaaaaattaaaattaaattgtttaaaaatttagaggtgaatttaaaaaaattcaaggaCTAAacggaaaaaataaaaaattgagagccaaatttgttttttctccaaatatgTTCCTTGCTTTGGAGGAACACGACTTCTAATATTTACATGTTAGCACCCAAACTAACCATTAATATGTCATTTTCCCCAGCGGCCTTCAATTGCTTTCGTCAATGCCCCCAATTGCGCGCCCATTTCGACAGTGGTTGCAGTGACATGACATcccttctccatcttcttcatctttgtcTATACATACACTCTGTATGTATGTAAAACCTTCAATccccgctctctctctctctctctctctctatctatatatacatacgcgcacacgcacacacactcTTGTAATCTGACCAGAAGGTGACCGAGAAATCTCCGGCAAAGTGACCCTGAAATCTGCAGCAAAGGGGAGAAGATGAGCACGGTGGATAAGATGCTGATAAAGGGTATCCGGAGTTTCGACCCGGAGAACAAGAACGTCATCACCTTCTTCAGGCCGCTAACCCTCATTGTGGGACCCAACGGCGCCGGAAAAACTGTAAGCCTATTATCGTATATGTAGATTATTGCGTATGTCTTTATGTAAAGACGCGatgatgtgtgtgtgtaagtTTGAAAATTGGTTGGTTGATTTTCAGACCATTATCGAGTCCTTGAAGCTGGCTTGTACTGGCGAGTTGCCCCCAAATGCCCGCTCTGGTCATAGCTTCATCCATGACCCCAAGGTTCCTTCCCCCCTCTCTCTACATATACATGCGCGTTCtgattatcatatatattttgatgttaaatGCATATCATAGTTAAGTCATAATATGTGAATACTACTGGATGAATGCTTTTGCTTAGCAACTATGATGTGGGGGGAGTATAGGTATGACTAATAATGAATTATGTTCTTAGCAAGTATGATATCTGGTGAGTACTTTTGTGGTATGAtactttgttttccttttgttcGGGGGTGAGGGGGGGAACATGTTCACCAAATATTTGTGGTCTTGGAGGTTGCAGGGGAACCA is a window of Diospyros lotus cultivar Yz01 chromosome 10, ASM1463336v1, whole genome shotgun sequence DNA encoding:
- the LOC127810986 gene encoding 3'-5' exonuclease isoform X2, whose amino-acid sequence is METGDDRSPVTAFSDWDRTFTDQEIEAIEAAFQSASSSCSTFSSCSPAKRRRVPNRDCSEDRLGTRRRLPESISGLRRPTTSREHRGFGSECTPIRIPDSFSPSLCPRNRLIYSDSSHCVAPGKVAVMQICAGSSHCYVMHITHSGIPQSLQSLLEDPTSLKVGVGIANDASKVFKDHSVSIKTLEDLSSIANQKLGGDPKKWSLASLAETLICKQLPKPGKIRLGNWEADVLSEEQLQYAATDAFASWYLYQALKSLPDVAGNRVQ
- the LOC127810986 gene encoding 3'-5' exonuclease isoform X1 — translated: METGDDRSPVTAFSDWDRTFTDQEIEAIEAAFQSASSSCSTFSSCSPAKRRRVPNRDCSEDRLGTRRRLPESISGLRRPTTSREHRGFGSECTPIRIPDSFSPSLCPRNRLIYSDSSHSKLRMRFPPLTFKGRILYSRTIREVEKTANELLEFVETKKRDVDQAILGLDIEWRPTFRRGVAPGKVAVMQICAGSSHCYVMHITHSGIPQSLQSLLEDPTSLKVGVGIANDASKVFKDHSVSIKTLEDLSSIANQKLGGDPKKWSLASLAETLICKQLPKPGKIRLGNWEADVLSEEQLQYAATDAFASWYLYQALKSLPDVAGNRVQ